From the Microplitis mediator isolate UGA2020A chromosome 6, iyMicMedi2.1, whole genome shotgun sequence genome, one window contains:
- the LOC130669249 gene encoding WD repeat-containing protein 7 isoform X4 has product MTEEGSLVVPIVLWGKVPPTHCISCMYLSRDQKTLVTGCYDGHICLWQVDPETLKMTPRCLLVGHTGSVMCLSRASDVLELDYIVSCSENGEMCTWDLVNGNCRENVKIAYVHTQMFAYVSTGSDKVSLFCSGYYPEVLVMDPFSLEILYTLSSRVNPDWISALQVLRPAKRKGRFLVHTNDVVLAITTTGTVKVWSLFGKEQQAKDPIYENESKQIKCLNALAMTCCAYNHRTVLIVCSNSWQVYDAADFSLLCSVNAPQKERWVAGDFLSTDQVLIWTDEGHGYIYKLPSNSVAENHDFHTSSIESDQPYSFCILSYPGEKPLSCPPTMKLVTATRQNKPVKYLIRGDSEGVIMIWTVPEMTSQQISEINNSTNELVLSPTIITSLSAAWDAMKPPPVGILDQMDTGETIKLTACIYLPQQSRLVVGREDGSIIIVPATQTVMLQLLHGNHQHYDDWPPHQVLMGHSGRVNCLLYPHSHSPRYDRTHLVSGSVDFAVCLWDLYTGNLVHRFCVHAGEITQLTITPDNCSPRIQKCICSVASDHSVTLLSLAERKCVVLASRHLFPVTTIKWRPLDDFMIVGCSDGAVYVWQMETGHLDRVLHGIIAEEVLFACSDNTIITGDATAGGELGLANPAVHFFRGLRHRNLSAIRHATQRGLHQLQQLHGGHGDHHDSQLKTKDYPLNIEGFRGNPKDPEGHILFFNVEALIVQLLSDEYGSMSPGSLEAQGLISASEYQKVAALTQSASPDAHRKIADFFGRVKDKAGDVERILKEKDRHGILAKMKEGAENVHTKLQAKAESVGLKPLNLDGKGEGWNNGDGSRNTLKRNGNFNEPNSTMEIAQLLLSLLHAWGMDPDLDRVCESKLGLLRPMVPVSFGVICKSSYMTLLLPTWHLQLDLKIEPTQLEQRLPIELVRQDRLTKAFTARAHWELSTTLTSNHLLTVVALANTLMSMNNATFVPEQERNRKMHRPGNRAGVNWNKAEEENEEMYTVQQAQIKQGWSLLATLHCVLLPDKVAALGGVKTFKRPLVEMMACRWQDQCLELREAAQALLLAELGRLGPKGRKTLVDYWAQYLPKDPPKESAPQQQNHSHSPSSSSPVPNADNKTETNHEGNHADEICNSRKPNEAEVRTKEHTAIVLLGVIGAEFGQNVSTTTSQRRDSERRKSSVVEGFGIGNNNLARLTSMSLMRLLLDPHQFKQQTHSSLRRAAIDLIGRGFTVWEPYLDISKVLLGLLEMCCDADKLVPSMTYGLPLTPQADTCRTARHALTLIATARPAAFITTMAREVARFNAIQQNSQTLNVNVNSNILARAKPEILRIVEQLIDKMQSEMSDLLVEVMDIILHCLDPGHLKTKPLNEVFPAVCRFNQVSHCSATRRIAVGGRVGQLALYELRGTVKCQTVSAHQASVTALAFSPEGKFLVSYSCTENKLCFWQQTSSGMFGLGNSQTRCVKSYSTAPMNDVTRLNPMRLARLIWINNRTVTLMLADGSETRFNV; this is encoded by the exons ATGACTGAAGAAGGAAGTTTAGTGGTTCCAATCGTTCTTTGGGGTAAAGTACCACCCACCCACTGTATATCATGCATGTACTTGTCTCGTGATCAGAAGACCTTGGTCACGGGATGTTATGATGGTCACATTTGTCTATGGCAAGTTGATCCTGAGACGCTCaag aTGACACCTAGATGTCTTTTGGTCGGACACACGGGTTCAGTGATGTGCCTCAGCCGTGCAAGTGACGTCTTGGAGTTGGATTACATCGTCAGCTGCAGTGAGAATGGGGAAATGTGTACCTGGGATTTAGTAAATGGAAATTGCCgcgaaaatgttaaaattgcCTACGTCCATACTCAGATGTTTGCTTACGTTTCAACAGGCAGTGACAAAGTTTCATTATTTTGTTCtgg ATATTATCCAGAAGTTTTAGTAATGGACCCATTCAGTCTGGAAATATTATACACGTTAAGTTCACGTGTAAATCCAGATTGGATTAGCGCATTACAAGTACTGAGGCCGGCCAAACGGAAAGGTCGGTTCTTAGTACACACAA atgACGTGGTACTTGCAATCACGACAACGGGTACTGTCAAAGTCTGGTCACTTTTTGGAAAGGAGCAACAAGCCAAGGATCCGATTTATGAGAACGAGAGCAAACAGATCAAGTGTCTGAATGCTCTTGCCATGACCTGCTGCGCGTACAACCATCGGACAGTTTTGATTGTCTGTTCTAATAGTTGGCAG gtCTACGATGCTGCtgatttttcattactttgtTCAGTGAATGCACCTCAGAAGGAACGTTGGGTAGCTGGAGATTTCTTATCAACAGATCAAGTATTAATTTGGACTGATGAAGGCCATGGTTACATCTATAAATTACCATCAAA cAGCGTGGCAGAGAATCACGACTTCCACACATCTTCAATTGAGAGCGATCAACCTTACAGTTTTTGTATTCTATCGTATCCCGGGGAAAAG CCTCTATCGTGCCCGCCGACAATGAAATTAGTAACAGCAACGCGTCAAAATAAACCAGTTAAATATCTAATTCGCGGTGACAGCGAAGGTGTTATTATGATTTGGACAGTACCAGAGATGACGTCCCAGCAAATTTCCGAAATAAATAACAGTACCAACGAGCTCGTACTATCGCCGACAATAATAACAAGCTTATCAGCAGCTTGGGATGCCATGAAACCACCACCGGTAGGAATCCTCGATCAGATGGACACGGGAGAGACGATAAAATTGACAGCTTGTATATATTTACCCCAACAAAGTCGTCTGGTTGTTGGCCGCGAGGACGGCAGTATAATTATAGTGCCAGCAACTCAGACCGTAATGTTGCAATTGCTGCATGGAAACCATCAGCATTACGATGATTGGCCGCCGCATCAAGTTCTTATGGGGCATTCTGGACGCGTTAATTGTCTTCTTTATCCTCACAGTCATTCTCCGCGCTACGACCGCACGCATTTAGTCTCCGGTTCTGTTGATTTCGCTGTTTGTTTATGGGATTTATATACCGGGAATTTGGTCCATCGTTTTTGTGTCCATGCTGGTGAAATTACACAGTTGACAATAACTCCTGATAATTGTAGt CCAAGGATACAAAAATGTATATGCAGCGTAGCTTCAGATCACAGCGTAACTCTTTTATCACTTGCGGAAAGGAAATGTGTTGTACTCGCGTCGCGTCATTTATTCCCGGTCACTACAATAAAGTGGCGGCCATTGGACGATTTTATGATAGTCGGGTGCTCTGACGGTGCTGTCTACGTATGGCAAATGGAAACAGGACATCTGGATCGTGTTTTACATGGAATTATTGCCGAAGAAGTTTTATTTGCCTGTAGTGACAACACTATAATTACTGGAGACGCAACTGCTGGTGGAGAACTTGGTCTCGCAAATCCTGCGGTTCATTTCTTcag AGGATTGAGACATCGAAATTTGTCGGCTATTCGGCACGCAACTCAACGAGGATTACATCAGTTACAGCAACTTCATGGCGGGCATGGCGATCATCACGACAGTCAACTGAAAACTAAAGACTACCCATTAAATATCGAAGGGTTTAGAGGGAATCCAAAAGATCCGGAAGGACATATTCTGTTCTTCAATGTCGAGGCACTGATAG TGCAATTATTGAGTGACGAGTATGGCTCGATGTCTCCTGGATCATTAGAGGCACAGGGTTTAATTTCAGCGTCTGAGTATCAAAAAGTTGCGGCCCTCACACAATCGGCTAGTCCTGATGCCCATAGAAAAATCGCAG attttttcggTCGTGTCAAGGACAAAGCTGGCGACGTCGAAAGAATTTTAAAGGAGAAAGATCGTCATG GTATATTGGCTAAAATGAAGGAAGGAGCTGAAAACGTACACACTAAATTACAAGCTAAAGCTGAGAGTGTTGGCCTCAAGCCGTTAAATCTTGACGGCAAAG gtgAAGGATGGAATAATGGTGATGGTTCAAGAAATACATTGAAACGTAATGGTAATTTCAATGAGCCTAATTCGACAATGGAAATAGCGCAATTACTACTGAGTCTTCTCCATGCCTGGGGTATGGATCCAGACCTGGATCGTGTTTGCGAAAGTAAATTAGGATTATTACGACCTATGGTACCCGTTTCATTTGGTGTCATATGTAAATCAA gcTACATGACTTTGCTGTTACCAACATGGCACCTACAGTTGGACCTAAAAATAGAGCCTACTCAGTTAGAACAACGTCTGCCAATAGAACTAGTCCGTCAAGATCGCCTAACAAAAGCATTTACAGCCCGCGCACACTGGGAATTATCAACGACCTTAAcatcaaatcatttattgacAGTAGTAGCACTAGCGAATACTCTGATGTCAATGAATAATGCGACATTTGTACCTGAGCAAGAGCGCAATCGTAAAATGCACAGACCGGGTAATCGTGCTGGGGTTAATTGGAACAAAGCTGAGGAAGAAAATGAAGAAATGTATACTGTGCAACAAGCGCAGATTAAACAAGGCTGGTCATTACTGGCGACACTTCACTGTGTTTTATTGCCGGATAAAGTTGCTGCTTTGGGCGGAGTAAAGACATTTAAGCGTCCGCTGGTAGAAATGATGGCTTGCAGATGGCAAGATCAGTGTCTTGAGTTACGTGAAGCTGCTCAAGCTCTTTTGCTGGCTGAGTTGGGTAGACTAGGACCTAAAGGAAGAAAAACTTTGGTCGATTATTGGGCACAATATTTACCCAAAGATCCGCCCAAGGAGTCTGCGCCTCAGCAGCAAAACCACAGTCACAGTCCGTCGTCCTCAAGTCCGGTTCCTAATGCTGACAATAAAACAGAAACAAATCATGAGGGCAATCATGCTGATGAAATTTGTAACTCACGTAAACCAAATGAAGCGGAAGTGAGGACTAAAGAGCACACGGCGATAGTATTATTAGGAGTAATCGGTGCTGAGTTTGGTCAAAATGTATCGACTACAACGAGCCAACGTCGTGACAGCGAGCGACGGAAAAGTTCTGTCGTTGAAGGTTTTGGTATTGGCAATAATAATTTGGCGAGACTTACCAGCATGTCTTTGATGCGTTTGCTCTTAGACCCGCACCAATTTAAGCAGCAGACTCATTCGTCACTCCGTCGGGCGGCTATTGATTTGATCGGCCGCGGATTCACTGTCTGGGAGCCGTATCTCGACATCTCTAAAGTACTTCTTGGTCTTCTGGAGATGTGCTGCGATGCAGACAAACTTGTGCCCAGTATGACTTACGGATTGCCGCTGACTCCACAAGCAGATACATGTCGTACTGCTCGACACGCTCTCACGTTAATTGCTACCGCACGACCCGCGGCATTCATTACAACTATGGCACGTGAAGTCGCGAGGTTCAACGCGATCCAACAAAATTCACAGACACTTAATGTCAATGTCAATTCTAATATACTAGCACGGGCTAAGCCTGAAATTTTACGTATCGTAGAGCAGTTGATTGACAAAATGCAAAGTGAGATGAGTGATCTCTTAGTTGAAGTAATGGATATTATTCTTCATTGTCTTGATCCCGGTCATTTGAAAACTAAGCCCCTTAATGAAGTTTTCCCAGCAGTGTGCAGATTTAatcag GTCAGTCACTGTTCAGCTACACGTCGAATAGCAGTCGGTGGTCGGGTAGGTCAATTAGCACTCTACGAATTACGTGGCACCGTTAAATGTCAAACAGTGTCTGCTCATCAAGCTTCTGTCACAGCTCTGGCATTTTCGCCGGagggaaaatttttagtcagttATTCTTGcacggaaaataaattatgcttTTGGCAG caaACAAGTAGTGGAATGTTTGGTCTAGGTAATTCTCAAACACGCTGCGTCAAATCGTACAGTACAGCACCGATGAATGATGTCACTAGATTAAATCCAATGCGGCTGGCCCGTTTAATATGGATTAATAATCGTACTGTCACTTTGATGCTTGCGGATGGTTCAGAGACACGctttaatgtttaa
- the LOC130669249 gene encoding WD repeat-containing protein 7 isoform X3 produces the protein MTEEGSLVVPIVLWGKVPPTHCISCMYLSRDQKTLVTGCYDGHICLWQVDPETLKMTPRCLLVGHTGSVMCLSRASDVLELDYIVSCSENGEMCTWDLVNGNCRENVKIAYVHTQMFAYVSTGSDKVSLFCSGYYPEVLVMDPFSLEILYTLSSRVNPDWISALQVLRPAKRKDDVVLAITTTGTVKVWSLFGKEQQAKDPIYENESKQIKCLNALAMTCCAYNHRTVLIVCSNSWQVYDAADFSLLCSVNAPQKERWVAGDFLSTDQVLIWTDEGHGYIYKLPSNKLKGKALSSSVAENHDFHTSSIESDQPYSFCILSYPGEKPLSCPPTMKLVTATRQNKPVKYLIRGDSEGVIMIWTVPEMTSQQISEINNSTNELVLSPTIITSLSAAWDAMKPPPVGILDQMDTGETIKLTACIYLPQQSRLVVGREDGSIIIVPATQTVMLQLLHGNHQHYDDWPPHQVLMGHSGRVNCLLYPHSHSPRYDRTHLVSGSVDFAVCLWDLYTGNLVHRFCVHAGEITQLTITPDNCSPRIQKCICSVASDHSVTLLSLAERKCVVLASRHLFPVTTIKWRPLDDFMIVGCSDGAVYVWQMETGHLDRVLHGIIAEEVLFACSDNTIITGDATAGGELGLANPAVHFFRGLRHRNLSAIRHATQRGLHQLQQLHGGHGDHHDSQLKTKDYPLNIEGFRGNPKDPEGHILFFNVEALIVQLLSDEYGSMSPGSLEAQGLISASEYQKVAALTQSASPDAHRKIADFFGRVKDKAGDVERILKEKDRHGILAKMKEGAENVHTKLQAKAESVGLKPLNLDGKGEGWNNGDGSRNTLKRNGNFNEPNSTMEIAQLLLSLLHAWGMDPDLDRVCESKLGLLRPMVPVSFGVICKSSYMTLLLPTWHLQLDLKIEPTQLEQRLPIELVRQDRLTKAFTARAHWELSTTLTSNHLLTVVALANTLMSMNNATFVPEQERNRKMHRPGNRAGVNWNKAEEENEEMYTVQQAQIKQGWSLLATLHCVLLPDKVAALGGVKTFKRPLVEMMACRWQDQCLELREAAQALLLAELGRLGPKGRKTLVDYWAQYLPKDPPKESAPQQQNHSHSPSSSSPVPNADNKTETNHEGNHADEICNSRKPNEAEVRTKEHTAIVLLGVIGAEFGQNVSTTTSQRRDSERRKSSVVEGFGIGNNNLARLTSMSLMRLLLDPHQFKQQTHSSLRRAAIDLIGRGFTVWEPYLDISKVLLGLLEMCCDADKLVPSMTYGLPLTPQADTCRTARHALTLIATARPAAFITTMAREVARFNAIQQNSQTLNVNVNSNILARAKPEILRIVEQLIDKMQSEMSDLLVEVMDIILHCLDPGHLKTKPLNEVFPAVCRFNQVSHCSATRRIAVGGRVGQLALYELRGTVKCQTVSAHQASVTALAFSPEGKFLVSYSCTENKLCFWQQTSSGMFGLGNSQTRCVKSYSTAPMNDVTRLNPMRLARLIWINNRTVTLMLADGSETRFNV, from the exons ATGACTGAAGAAGGAAGTTTAGTGGTTCCAATCGTTCTTTGGGGTAAAGTACCACCCACCCACTGTATATCATGCATGTACTTGTCTCGTGATCAGAAGACCTTGGTCACGGGATGTTATGATGGTCACATTTGTCTATGGCAAGTTGATCCTGAGACGCTCaag aTGACACCTAGATGTCTTTTGGTCGGACACACGGGTTCAGTGATGTGCCTCAGCCGTGCAAGTGACGTCTTGGAGTTGGATTACATCGTCAGCTGCAGTGAGAATGGGGAAATGTGTACCTGGGATTTAGTAAATGGAAATTGCCgcgaaaatgttaaaattgcCTACGTCCATACTCAGATGTTTGCTTACGTTTCAACAGGCAGTGACAAAGTTTCATTATTTTGTTCtgg ATATTATCCAGAAGTTTTAGTAATGGACCCATTCAGTCTGGAAATATTATACACGTTAAGTTCACGTGTAAATCCAGATTGGATTAGCGCATTACAAGTACTGAGGCCGGCCAAACGGAAAG atgACGTGGTACTTGCAATCACGACAACGGGTACTGTCAAAGTCTGGTCACTTTTTGGAAAGGAGCAACAAGCCAAGGATCCGATTTATGAGAACGAGAGCAAACAGATCAAGTGTCTGAATGCTCTTGCCATGACCTGCTGCGCGTACAACCATCGGACAGTTTTGATTGTCTGTTCTAATAGTTGGCAG gtCTACGATGCTGCtgatttttcattactttgtTCAGTGAATGCACCTCAGAAGGAACGTTGGGTAGCTGGAGATTTCTTATCAACAGATCAAGTATTAATTTGGACTGATGAAGGCCATGGTTACATCTATAAATTACCATCAAA CAAGCTGAAGGGCAAGGCTCTCAGCAG cAGCGTGGCAGAGAATCACGACTTCCACACATCTTCAATTGAGAGCGATCAACCTTACAGTTTTTGTATTCTATCGTATCCCGGGGAAAAG CCTCTATCGTGCCCGCCGACAATGAAATTAGTAACAGCAACGCGTCAAAATAAACCAGTTAAATATCTAATTCGCGGTGACAGCGAAGGTGTTATTATGATTTGGACAGTACCAGAGATGACGTCCCAGCAAATTTCCGAAATAAATAACAGTACCAACGAGCTCGTACTATCGCCGACAATAATAACAAGCTTATCAGCAGCTTGGGATGCCATGAAACCACCACCGGTAGGAATCCTCGATCAGATGGACACGGGAGAGACGATAAAATTGACAGCTTGTATATATTTACCCCAACAAAGTCGTCTGGTTGTTGGCCGCGAGGACGGCAGTATAATTATAGTGCCAGCAACTCAGACCGTAATGTTGCAATTGCTGCATGGAAACCATCAGCATTACGATGATTGGCCGCCGCATCAAGTTCTTATGGGGCATTCTGGACGCGTTAATTGTCTTCTTTATCCTCACAGTCATTCTCCGCGCTACGACCGCACGCATTTAGTCTCCGGTTCTGTTGATTTCGCTGTTTGTTTATGGGATTTATATACCGGGAATTTGGTCCATCGTTTTTGTGTCCATGCTGGTGAAATTACACAGTTGACAATAACTCCTGATAATTGTAGt CCAAGGATACAAAAATGTATATGCAGCGTAGCTTCAGATCACAGCGTAACTCTTTTATCACTTGCGGAAAGGAAATGTGTTGTACTCGCGTCGCGTCATTTATTCCCGGTCACTACAATAAAGTGGCGGCCATTGGACGATTTTATGATAGTCGGGTGCTCTGACGGTGCTGTCTACGTATGGCAAATGGAAACAGGACATCTGGATCGTGTTTTACATGGAATTATTGCCGAAGAAGTTTTATTTGCCTGTAGTGACAACACTATAATTACTGGAGACGCAACTGCTGGTGGAGAACTTGGTCTCGCAAATCCTGCGGTTCATTTCTTcag AGGATTGAGACATCGAAATTTGTCGGCTATTCGGCACGCAACTCAACGAGGATTACATCAGTTACAGCAACTTCATGGCGGGCATGGCGATCATCACGACAGTCAACTGAAAACTAAAGACTACCCATTAAATATCGAAGGGTTTAGAGGGAATCCAAAAGATCCGGAAGGACATATTCTGTTCTTCAATGTCGAGGCACTGATAG TGCAATTATTGAGTGACGAGTATGGCTCGATGTCTCCTGGATCATTAGAGGCACAGGGTTTAATTTCAGCGTCTGAGTATCAAAAAGTTGCGGCCCTCACACAATCGGCTAGTCCTGATGCCCATAGAAAAATCGCAG attttttcggTCGTGTCAAGGACAAAGCTGGCGACGTCGAAAGAATTTTAAAGGAGAAAGATCGTCATG GTATATTGGCTAAAATGAAGGAAGGAGCTGAAAACGTACACACTAAATTACAAGCTAAAGCTGAGAGTGTTGGCCTCAAGCCGTTAAATCTTGACGGCAAAG gtgAAGGATGGAATAATGGTGATGGTTCAAGAAATACATTGAAACGTAATGGTAATTTCAATGAGCCTAATTCGACAATGGAAATAGCGCAATTACTACTGAGTCTTCTCCATGCCTGGGGTATGGATCCAGACCTGGATCGTGTTTGCGAAAGTAAATTAGGATTATTACGACCTATGGTACCCGTTTCATTTGGTGTCATATGTAAATCAA gcTACATGACTTTGCTGTTACCAACATGGCACCTACAGTTGGACCTAAAAATAGAGCCTACTCAGTTAGAACAACGTCTGCCAATAGAACTAGTCCGTCAAGATCGCCTAACAAAAGCATTTACAGCCCGCGCACACTGGGAATTATCAACGACCTTAAcatcaaatcatttattgacAGTAGTAGCACTAGCGAATACTCTGATGTCAATGAATAATGCGACATTTGTACCTGAGCAAGAGCGCAATCGTAAAATGCACAGACCGGGTAATCGTGCTGGGGTTAATTGGAACAAAGCTGAGGAAGAAAATGAAGAAATGTATACTGTGCAACAAGCGCAGATTAAACAAGGCTGGTCATTACTGGCGACACTTCACTGTGTTTTATTGCCGGATAAAGTTGCTGCTTTGGGCGGAGTAAAGACATTTAAGCGTCCGCTGGTAGAAATGATGGCTTGCAGATGGCAAGATCAGTGTCTTGAGTTACGTGAAGCTGCTCAAGCTCTTTTGCTGGCTGAGTTGGGTAGACTAGGACCTAAAGGAAGAAAAACTTTGGTCGATTATTGGGCACAATATTTACCCAAAGATCCGCCCAAGGAGTCTGCGCCTCAGCAGCAAAACCACAGTCACAGTCCGTCGTCCTCAAGTCCGGTTCCTAATGCTGACAATAAAACAGAAACAAATCATGAGGGCAATCATGCTGATGAAATTTGTAACTCACGTAAACCAAATGAAGCGGAAGTGAGGACTAAAGAGCACACGGCGATAGTATTATTAGGAGTAATCGGTGCTGAGTTTGGTCAAAATGTATCGACTACAACGAGCCAACGTCGTGACAGCGAGCGACGGAAAAGTTCTGTCGTTGAAGGTTTTGGTATTGGCAATAATAATTTGGCGAGACTTACCAGCATGTCTTTGATGCGTTTGCTCTTAGACCCGCACCAATTTAAGCAGCAGACTCATTCGTCACTCCGTCGGGCGGCTATTGATTTGATCGGCCGCGGATTCACTGTCTGGGAGCCGTATCTCGACATCTCTAAAGTACTTCTTGGTCTTCTGGAGATGTGCTGCGATGCAGACAAACTTGTGCCCAGTATGACTTACGGATTGCCGCTGACTCCACAAGCAGATACATGTCGTACTGCTCGACACGCTCTCACGTTAATTGCTACCGCACGACCCGCGGCATTCATTACAACTATGGCACGTGAAGTCGCGAGGTTCAACGCGATCCAACAAAATTCACAGACACTTAATGTCAATGTCAATTCTAATATACTAGCACGGGCTAAGCCTGAAATTTTACGTATCGTAGAGCAGTTGATTGACAAAATGCAAAGTGAGATGAGTGATCTCTTAGTTGAAGTAATGGATATTATTCTTCATTGTCTTGATCCCGGTCATTTGAAAACTAAGCCCCTTAATGAAGTTTTCCCAGCAGTGTGCAGATTTAatcag GTCAGTCACTGTTCAGCTACACGTCGAATAGCAGTCGGTGGTCGGGTAGGTCAATTAGCACTCTACGAATTACGTGGCACCGTTAAATGTCAAACAGTGTCTGCTCATCAAGCTTCTGTCACAGCTCTGGCATTTTCGCCGGagggaaaatttttagtcagttATTCTTGcacggaaaataaattatgcttTTGGCAG caaACAAGTAGTGGAATGTTTGGTCTAGGTAATTCTCAAACACGCTGCGTCAAATCGTACAGTACAGCACCGATGAATGATGTCACTAGATTAAATCCAATGCGGCTGGCCCGTTTAATATGGATTAATAATCGTACTGTCACTTTGATGCTTGCGGATGGTTCAGAGACACGctttaatgtttaa